One region of Equus caballus isolate H_3958 breed thoroughbred chromosome 23, TB-T2T, whole genome shotgun sequence genomic DNA includes:
- the CER1 gene encoding cerberus isoform X2 codes for MHLLLLQLLVLLPLGKAARHWAGRQSPRSASLVLLERNRRELPVGNHEEAEEKPDLFVAVPHLIGASTAGEGQRQREKMLSRFGRFWKKPEKEVHPPHDLISENFPPGLHAPTQPKDGMQVKKSPLREEAKKFWHHFMFRMSPASQGIILPIKSHEVHQETCRTVPFSQTISHEDCEKVVVQNNLCFGKCASVHSPGAAQHPHTFCFHCLPAKFTTMHLQLNCTGLAPVVKVVMLVEECQCKVKMEHEHGYLLQAGSRAEFHAQDPFIPGFST; via the exons ATGCATCTCCTCTTACTTCAGCTGCTGGTGCTCCTGCCTCTAGGGAAGGCTGCAAGGCACTGGGCTGGCCGCCAGAGTCCGAGGTCTGCTTCTCTCGTGCTCCTAGAAAGGAATCGCAGAGAGCTCCCCGTGGGCAACCACgaggaagcagaggaaaagcCAGATCTGTTTGTTGCAGTGCCACACCTGATAGGTGCCAGCACTGCAGGGGAaggccagaggcagagagagaagatgctCTCCAGGTTTGGAAGGTTCTGGAAGAAACCTGAGAAAGAAGTGCACCCACCTCATGACTTGATCAGTGAGAACTTCCCACCTGGGCTGCATGCCCCCACTCAGCCAAAGGATGGGATGCAAGTGAAGAAATCTCCTCTTCGGGAAGAAGCCAAAAAATTCTGGCACCACTTCATGTTCAGAATGAGTCCGGCTTCTCAGGGGATCATCTTGCCCATCAAAAGCCATGAAGTGCATCAGGAGACCTGTAGAACAGTGCCCTTCAGCCAG ACTATCAGCCATGAAGACTGTGAGAAAGTAGTTGTACAGAACAACCTTTGCTTTGGGAAGTGTGCGTCTGTTCATTCTCCTGGAGCTGCGCAGCACCCCCATACCTTCTGCTTCCACTGCTTGCCTGCCAAGTTCACCACGATGCACTTGCAGCTGAACTGCACTGGCCTTGCCCCCGTGGTCAAGGTGGTGATGCTGGTGGAGGAGTGCCAGTGCAAGGTGAAGATGGAGCACGAGCATGGATACCTCCTACAGGCAGGCTCCCGGGCAGAatttcatgcccaggatcccttTATCCCAGGATTTTCAACTTAA
- the CER1 gene encoding cerberus isoform X1, producing the protein MPATAWLDSPAESEPPFCALPSVNLKEVWAPDSMHLLLLQLLVLLPLGKAARHWAGRQSPRSASLVLLERNRRELPVGNHEEAEEKPDLFVAVPHLIGASTAGEGQRQREKMLSRFGRFWKKPEKEVHPPHDLISENFPPGLHAPTQPKDGMQVKKSPLREEAKKFWHHFMFRMSPASQGIILPIKSHEVHQETCRTVPFSQTISHEDCEKVVVQNNLCFGKCASVHSPGAAQHPHTFCFHCLPAKFTTMHLQLNCTGLAPVVKVVMLVEECQCKVKMEHEHGYLLQAGSRAEFHAQDPFIPGFST; encoded by the exons atgcctgccacagcatggcttgacag TCCTGCAGAGAGTGAGCCTCCTTTTTGCGCCTTGCCATCTGTGAATCTCAAAGAAGTGTGGGCCCCCGACAGCATGCATCTCCTCTTACTTCAGCTGCTGGTGCTCCTGCCTCTAGGGAAGGCTGCAAGGCACTGGGCTGGCCGCCAGAGTCCGAGGTCTGCTTCTCTCGTGCTCCTAGAAAGGAATCGCAGAGAGCTCCCCGTGGGCAACCACgaggaagcagaggaaaagcCAGATCTGTTTGTTGCAGTGCCACACCTGATAGGTGCCAGCACTGCAGGGGAaggccagaggcagagagagaagatgctCTCCAGGTTTGGAAGGTTCTGGAAGAAACCTGAGAAAGAAGTGCACCCACCTCATGACTTGATCAGTGAGAACTTCCCACCTGGGCTGCATGCCCCCACTCAGCCAAAGGATGGGATGCAAGTGAAGAAATCTCCTCTTCGGGAAGAAGCCAAAAAATTCTGGCACCACTTCATGTTCAGAATGAGTCCGGCTTCTCAGGGGATCATCTTGCCCATCAAAAGCCATGAAGTGCATCAGGAGACCTGTAGAACAGTGCCCTTCAGCCAG ACTATCAGCCATGAAGACTGTGAGAAAGTAGTTGTACAGAACAACCTTTGCTTTGGGAAGTGTGCGTCTGTTCATTCTCCTGGAGCTGCGCAGCACCCCCATACCTTCTGCTTCCACTGCTTGCCTGCCAAGTTCACCACGATGCACTTGCAGCTGAACTGCACTGGCCTTGCCCCCGTGGTCAAGGTGGTGATGCTGGTGGAGGAGTGCCAGTGCAAGGTGAAGATGGAGCACGAGCATGGATACCTCCTACAGGCAGGCTCCCGGGCAGAatttcatgcccaggatcccttTATCCCAGGATTTTCAACTTAA